ATGGTGGCTTCATCATCCTTGCCGCGGCTGCGCAGGCGGTGTTCCAGTACTTCGACCGAGGGCGGCAGGATAAAGACGCCGATGGCCTCGGGGAAGGTCTTGCGCACCTGTTCGGCACCCTGCCAGTCGATTTCCAGCAGGATGTCGCGTCCGGTGGACAACTGCTCGCGGATCCAGGTTTCGCTGGTGCCGTAGTAGTTGCCGTACACGTCGGCATGCTCGAGGAACTCGCCGCGGCCGATCATGGCCTCAAACGTGGCACGGTCGATGAAATGGTAATGCCGGCCGTGCACCTCACCCTCGCGCGGCGGGCGCGTGGTGTAGGACACGGAAAGCTGCACCTGGCGGTCAGCCGCCAGCAGGGCTGCCACCAGCGTGGTTTTGCCGGCCCCGGAGGGCGCAGTGACGATGAAGATGTTGCCGCCTTGCACTTGCATGGGAGGAACGCGGAGCGATGAAGATGAATATTTCAGGGTATCACGAAAACAAGCCACCCCGCATCTGCCGGTCCGGACAAGGTTCTGTTAAGGAATATCGCACCAAGGGCAGCTAAGTCCGTGTTTCTTCGCATACAATACGCGCCTTTTTACACGACTCTCCCCGCATCCCACGCAGAGGTTACGCCGTCATGGCTTTTCTGGAATCGTTCTTCAAGCTCAAGGAACACGGCACGTCCGTGAAAACCGAGGTGCTGGCAGGCTTCACCACCTTCCTCACCATGGCCTACATCATCTTCGTCAACCCGGCGATCCTGTCGCAGACCGGCATGGACTTCAACGCCGTGTTCGTCGCCACCTGCGTGGCAGCCGCCATCGGCACCATGGTGATGGGGCTGGTCGCCAACTACCCGATCGCGCTGGCGCCGGGCATGGGGCTCAACGCCTACTTCACCTTTGCCGTGGTCAAGGGCATGGGCGTGCCGTGGGAAACCGCGCTGGGCGCCGTGTTCATCTCCGGCGTGATCTTCGTCATCATCACCAGCCTCAAGATCCGCGAACAGATCGTCAACGCCATCCCGCATTCGCTCAAGCTGGCCATCTCGGCCGGCGTGGGCCTCTTCCTTGCCATCATCGGCCTCAAGGGTGCCGGCGTGATCACCGGCTCCGAAGCCACCATGGTCACGCTGGGCAATGTCGCCGCCCCGACCACCCTGCTCGCCGTCTTCGGCTTCTTCGTCATCGTGGCCCTCGAATACCGCAAGGTCACCGGCGCCATCATCATCGGCGTGCTGCTGGTCACCCTACTGTCGGTCCTGCTGGGCATGACCGAATTCAAGGGCGTGTTTGCCGCCCCGCCGTCCATCGAGCCGACCTTCATGAAGATGGACATCGCCAGCGCCATCAATGCCGGCCTGATCGGCGTCATCTTCATCTTCTTCTTCATCGACCTCTTCGACACCACCGGCACCCTGATCGGCGTATCGCACCGTGCCGGCCTGCTCGACAAGGACGGCAAGCTGCCGCGCCTGAAGCGCGCCCTGTTTGCCGATTCCACCGCCATCATGGCCGGCGGCGTACTGGGCACCTCCAGCGTCACCGCCTATGTCGAATCCGCAGCCGGCACCTCGGTCGGCGGCCGCACCGGCCTCACCGCCGTGGTGGTGGCCCTGCTGTTCCTTGCCGCCCTGTTCCTCAGCCCGCTGGCCGGCACCGTCCCGGCCTACGCCACCGCACCGGCCCTGTGCTACGTCGCCGTGCTGATGACCCGTGGCCTGGCCGAAATCGACTGGGACGACCTGACCGAATCCGCTCCGGCCGTCATCACCGCCGTCGGCATGCCCTTCACCTACTCGATCGCCGACGGCATCGCCTTCGGCTTCATCAGCTACGCCGTGATCAAGGTACTGGCCGGCCGCTTCCGCGACCTGTCGCCGATGGTGCTGGTCATCGCAGCCCTGTTTGCCGTCAAGTTCGCGTTCTTCCACTGAGTCGCGCCACTTCACGCACCCAAGCAAAACCGCCCGGCAGTGCCGGGCGGTTTTGTTTTTCCTGCAAGCCGGCGGCTCAGCTGCGGTTGCTGAAGCAGACGTCGGCCTTGAGTCCGGTCAGTTGCAGGGCAGTACGCGCCACCGGGTTGATGACCAGCGGAGCCACCAGATTCGCCTTGAGCGGCGCCAGCGCCGGGTGGGCGGCGGCCAGCACGTCCTTGTACACCATCACCAGCACCACGGCGTCCTCGGCCCGTTGCAGTTGCAGGGCTGCGGCCTGTTCGTCCGACAGCTCCAGCACGTAGCGCACTCCCAGGTTGGCCGGATCGGTCACGCTGAAAGTCAGGTCCGGCTGGTCCAGCGACTGCAGCCACCAGACGCGCGGCGCATTCGGTTCCACCCCGGCATCGTGACACAGCTGGAAGCGCCGGCAGCCCTCAAGCCCGGCCAGATCGGCCACAAACGTCAGGGCGCTGCGGTCGTCGAATTCGATGGTGCCAAGCAGGCTTGATTCAAAGTGCATGGAAACTCTCCCGGGTGGGTTGGACAGGTTCAGCATTCTGTCATGCCCGGCGACAAAACGTCAGCGCTGGCCGGCGTTTTCGTCGTGCCGGACGATCCCGTAGAATGGCTCGCCATGAACGACTGTCTGTATACCGCACTCGAAACCGCGCTGCGGGAAACCGATCCGGCAGCCAAATGCCGCCAGGTACAGGCGCTGGCCGCCGCCAGCCGCACGGGCCGGCTGCGGGTCCGTACCGATGCGCCGCCGGCCGTGCCCCTGCCGGCGCCCGGTGCCCCTTCGTCCCCGCGACTGATCGATCCGCGGGACGTGCCACGCCGGCGCACCAGCTCCCGCGAAGGCCGCATCGCCCTGCTGCACGCCATTGCCCATATCGAATTCAACGCCATCAACCTGGCGCTGGATGCCGCCTGGCGCTTCCGCCGGCTGCCGGATGCCTTCCGCGCCGACTGGATCCGGGTCGCCGAAGAAGAAGCCCGCCACTACCAGCTGGTGGTGGCACGCCTGGCCGACTACGGCTGCGCCTACGGCGACCTGGATGCCCATGCCGGCCTGTGGGAAATGGCGGTGAAAACCGCTCACGACCCGCTGGTGCGCATGGCGCTGGTGCCACGCCTGATGGAAGCCCGTGGCCTTGACGTCAATCCGGGCATCCAGCAGAAATTTGCCGCCGCCGGCGATACCGCCTCGGTGGCGGCGCTGGAAGTCATCCTCGCCGAAGAAGTCGGCCACGTCGCCATCGGCAACCACTGGTTCGGCGTCCTGTGCCGCCAGCGCGGACTGGAACCGCTCGCGACCTTTGTCGACCTTCTGGCCGAATACGCCATTCCGGCACCCCGGCCGCCGTTCAATCTGGCCGGGCGTCAGGCGGCCGGTTTCACGCCGGCCGAAATCGACTGGCTGACCCGTGGAGTGCCCGCATGAAATTCCTCAACTGGCTGTCGCGCCTGCCCAAACCGCTGATGCTGGCCCTGTTCATTGTCGCCACCGGCTGCTTCGGCCTTTCCGGTGCCGCGCTCGAACACCCGACCCTCGGTGCCAGCGCCGCCCTGCGCCTGGGCTGGACCGGCGTCATGGTGCTGGCCTTTGTCTGCCAAGCGCTGGCCCTGGTGGCCATGCTGGCCAAACGCCGCCGCCAGTCCGAATAAACCCCTGTTTGTACGCGGGTTTTCACTGCTTGACGTTTGCACGTCCGGCCCGGATACTCCGCGCCGCTTCCATCCCGCCAGGCTCCGCCACGGAGCCGGCCGACTCCAGACTTTTCCGCATGCGCACTCCCGAACTTCTGCTTCCCGCCGGCACGCTCGCCAAGATGCGCGCCGCCTACGATTTTGGCGCCGACGCCGTTTACGCCGGCCAGCCGCGCTACTCGCTGCGCGCCCGCAACAACGACTTCCGCCTCGACGAGCTGAAAACCGGCATCGACGAAGCACATGCGCGCGGCAAGCTGTTTTACGTGGCCAGCAACCTGCTGCCGCACAACAGCAAGGTAAAAACCTACATGGCCGACATGGAGCCGGTGATCGCCATGAAGCCGGACGCGCTGATCATGGCCGACCCCGGCCTGATCATGATGGTGCGCGAACGCTGGCCGGACGTGCCGGTGCACCTGTCGGTACAGGCCAATACGGTCAACTATATGGGGGTGAAGTTCTGGCAGAAACTGGGGGTGAGCCGCATCATCCTGTCGCGCGAGCTGTCGCTCGACGAAATCGCCGAAATCCGCCAGGAATGCCCGGACATCGAGCTGGAAGTATTCGTGCACGGCGCCCTGTGCATCGCCTATTCCGGCCGCTGCCTGCTGTCGGGCTACTTCAACCACCGTGATCCCAACCAGGGCACCTGCACCAACGCCTGCCGCTGGGACTACAAGGTACAGGACACCTGTACGGACGACGCCGGCGACGTGGTGCCGCAGCCGATCCGCCTTGACCTCAATGCCGCACTGGAAGACGCCAACCAGCGCTTTGCCGCCTGCGGCGGCGCCGAGCGCCACCCGCTGGCCGACCGCACCTACCTGATCGAGGAAGCCAGCCGTCCAGGAGAGCTGATGCCGGTCATGGAAGACGAGCACGGCACCTACATCATGAACTCCAAGGACCTGCGCGCCATCGAGCTGGTGGAAAAGCTGGTGCGGATCGGGGTGGATTCACTGAAGATCGAAGGGCGGACCAAGAGCCTGTACTACGTGGCCCGCACGGCGCAGGCCTACCGCCAGGCCATCGACGACGCCGTGGCCGGCCGGCCGTTTGACTGGAGCCTGCTGTCCCAGCTCGACAGCCTCGCCAACCGCGGCTACACGCCGGGCTTTCTGGAGCGGCACCAGACGCAGGATTACCAGAATTACCTGCACGGCCACTCCAAGGCCACCCAGAGCCAGTACGTCGGCGACGTCATCGGCATCCATGCCGACGGGCGCGCCGTCATCGAGGTGAAAAACCGCTTTGCCGTCGGCGACCGGCTGGAGCTGCTGCTGCCGGCCGGCAACCGTACGCTGACCCTCGCGGCCCTCGCCGATACCGAAGGCCGTCCGGTCGAAGTCGCGCCCGGCAACGGTCACCGGGTGCTGGCCGACCTGGGCGCCGGTGTCGACGGCGCGCTGATCTCCCGGCTGTTCTAGTCAGTCGTGCACGCCCAGTCCGTGGCCGTCGCAGGCCGCGGGGCGCGGCTCGGGCAGCGGCTCGTGCGCCAGCGCCTGCAGGATGCCGCAGTCGCGGGTGGCACTGGCGATCTGGCACTGGTGGCGCAGGCTGGCCAGTTGCTCGCGCAACGTGTTCAGGTCACGGATGCGCCGCTCGACATGCTCGATATGGGCGTCCAGCAGCACGTTGACCTGCGCGCAGTCGGCATCGGGCACGTCGCGCAGCTCCAGCAGTTCGCGGATCTCCTCGTGGGTCATGTCCAGCGCCCGGCAGTGGCGCACGAACACCAGCCGTTCCAGGTGCGCCGGGCCGTAGACCCGGTAATTGCCGTCGCTGCGTGACGGTGGCGGCAGCAGTCCGGCCTTTTCGTAGTAACGCACGGTTTCCGGCGTGCATTGCGCCGCCTGAGCCAGTTCGCCGATTTTCATGGTGGTCCCTCCTTTGCATCGCTTGACCCTATAGTAGCTCCAGGGTGTGCAATGCAGGCAAGGGAGAACACTCATGCACAACGACACACCGCTCAAGCTCCGCCCAGCGACCTCCGGCACCCCTTGTCAGGGAGGCTGCGCGTGCAGCAGCAGCGCCGCGCCTGTCCGGCCTGACCCTGCCCCCGCCGCCACTGACGGCCAGATCCTGTCGCGCTGGCGCATCGACGAAATGGACTGCCCGACCGAAGAAGGCCAGATCCGCCGGGCACTGGCCCGGCTGGACGGCGTCGGTTCCCTGTCCTTCAACCTGCTCAAGCGCGAACTGGCCGTCGCCCATGTCCCCGGACAGGACGCCGCCATCATCGACGCCATCCGCGCGCTCGGCATGACACCGCAGCCGCTGGATCAGCCCGCAGCCGCACCGGACACGGCCCGGCACTGGGGCTGGCTGGCACTGGCCATCGCACTGGCCCTGCTGGCCGAAGGGCTGCACTGGTTCGGCGCGCCGGACGCGCTCGGGGCTGCGGCAGCCGTGGCCGCCATTGCTGCCGCCGGCACCTCAACCTACCGCAAGGGCTGGATTGCCCTGCGCCATGCCGACCTCAACATCCACGCCCTGATGACGCTGGCGGTGACCGGTGCCTTTGCCATCGGCCAGTGGCCGGAAGCCGCCATGGTCATGACCCTGTTTGCACTGGCCGAACGGCTGGAGGCACGCTCGCTCAGCCGCGCCCGCGATGCCATCGGCCGCCTGCTGACCCTGACGCCCGCTACCGCCACGGTCGAACGCGAGGGACAGTGGTGCAGCGTGCCGGCAGACAGCGTCACCCCCGGCGAGCGCCTGCGCGTGGCGCCGGGTGAGCGGGTGGCACTGGACGCCCGCATCGAGGCCGGCCACAGCGCCCTGGACCAGTCCTCACTGACCGGCGAGAGCCTGCCGGTCGACAAGGAACCGGGCGACAGCGTGTTTGCCGGCAGCATCAACCAGAGCGGCGAACTGGTCTGCCGGGTGACTGCCGTGGCCGGAGACTCGACCCTGGCGCGGGTGATCCGCGCAGTGGAAGGCGCCCAGGCCGCGCGGGCACCGATCCAGCAAACGGTGGACCGTTTTGCCCGCATCTATACGCCGGTCGTGGTCGGACTGGCAGTGCTGCTGGCGCTGGTGCCGCCCCTCTTTGACGGCGGCTGGCTCGACTGGCTGTACCGGGCGCTGGTGCTGCTGGTGATCGCCTGCCCGTGCGCGCTGGTGATCGCCACGCCGGTGACCATGGTCAGCGCCCTGACCAACGCGGCCCGCCACGGCATTCTGGTGCGCGGCGGTGCGGTGCTCGACGCCGGACGCCGGCTGACCGTGATGGCGCTCGACAAGACCGGCACGCTGACCGCCGGCCGGCCGGTCGCCACCGACTTCGTGCCGCTGGCCGACGCAGGCGCCGGGGAGCTGCGCAGCATTGCCGTCGCCCTCGCCGCCCGCTCCGACCACCCGGTGTCGCGCGCCATCGCCGCGGCGGCCCGGCAGGACGGCCTGACGGCCACGGAAGCCGCCGGGCTGACGGCCCTGCCCGGTCGCGGCGTGCGCGGCGAAGTTGACGGACAGGCCTACTGGCTCGGCAACCCGCGCCTGCTGGCCGAACTGGGCGTCAGCGTCCCGGCTGCCCGCATCGAAGAGCTGGAAGCCGGTGGCAAGACGGTGGTGACGCTCAGCGACGGCCGCCAGGCGCTGGCCCTGTTTGCCGTAGCCGATCCGGTGCGGCCGGAAAGCCGCCAGGCGGTGGACGACCTGCACGCACTGGGCATCCGGACCGTCATGCTGACTGGCGACAACCCGCAGGCAGCGCGCAGCGTGGCCACCACCCTCGGCATTGATGACGTGCGCGCCGGCCTGCTGCCGGAAGACAAGCTCGCCGCCATCGAAGGCCTGATGCAGTCCGCTGGCGCCCATGCCGGCATGGTGGGCGACGGCATCAACGATGCGCCGGCGCTGGCGCGGGCGCAGGTGGGCTTTGCCATGGGCGCGGCCGGCAGCGATACCGCCATCGAAACCGCCGACGTGGCGCTGATGGACGACGATCCTCGCAAGCTGGCGCGCTTTGTCCGGCTGGCGCGTCAGGCCGGCCGGGTGCTGCGGCAGAACCTGGCGCTGGCGCTGGGCATCAAGCTGGCGTTCCTGGCCCTGACGGTGGCGGGGCTGGGCAGCATGTGGATGGCGGTGTTTGCCGACGTCGGCGCCAGCCTTTTGGTGATCGCCAACGGCCTGCGCCTGCTGCGCGCCTGAGTCATGACGTTTTTATGATGTTGGCAATCCCTGCCGGCAATCCGGACATGAGCGGCTAGACTGGAGCGACAGTCAACCATTCCGCCGGAGGCGGGTTTTCCGAGGAATTGCCAATGCAGGTCCGACTGCACTCACGCCGTTTTCTGGCCGGTTTCCGTCCCACACCGTGGGACGGGCTGGCTTTTGCACTGATCTTCGGCCTGCTGCTGCTGTTCGGCCACGGCGTGCGTGAAGCGTGGCAGCCGCTGGCCATCCTGCAGGCCGAACCGGTTTCGCTGGACCCGGCCAACCTGCCCGCCTACGCGCTCTACACCACGCTGCGGATGCTTGCAGCGCTGGCGGTGTCCTTCCTGTTCACCCTCGGGTACGCCACGCTGGCCGCACGCTCGGCCCGCGCCGGCAAGCTCATGATTCCGGCGCTGGACATCCTGCAATCCATCCCGGTGCTGGGCTACCTGTCGTTCACCGTGACGTTTTTCCTGGCGCTGTTTCCCGGCCGGATGATGGGTGCGGAATGCGCGGCCATTTTTGCCATTTTCACCAGCCAGGCCTGGAACATGGCCTTCAGCCTCTACCAGTCGCTGACCACGCTGCCGCGCGACCTTGTTGAAGTCGCGGCCAGCCTGCGCCTGACGGCCTGGCAGCGTTTCTGGAAGCTCGACCTGCCCTACGCCATGCCGGGCCTCGTGTGGAACATGATGATGAGCATGTCCGGCAGCTGGTTTTTCGTGGTGGCCTCCGAGGCGCTGGTGGTCGGCCAGCAACAGGTCATGCTGCCGGGCATCGGTTCGTATCTCGCCGTGGCCATCGATGCGCGCAACCTGGGCGCGGTCGGCTGGGTGGTGCTGACCATGCTGGTGGTCATCATCCTGTACGACCAGGTCTTGTTCCGGCCACTGGTCGCCTGGAGCGAAAAATTCAACCTGCAGGTTACGGCCGGCGTGACCGGGTCGGGCTCATGGCTGCTGACGCTGGGCGAGCGGGCGCGACTGATCCAGACGCTGCTGGTCCGCCCGGCCGGGCGGCTGCTGTCCCATGTGGCGCAGCTGCCACTCGGGCCCCGGCTGCGCTGGCAGGCAGAAGCGCCGGCCAGTAAGCCGGGCTGGCCGGACCGCCTGTGGCTGGCCGGACTGACCGCACTGGCACTGTGGGCGTTGTGGTCGGTCTGGCACTACCTGGCGCAGGCAGTGGATTTTCATGATGTCCTCGCCGTGTTCGGCCTCGGAGCCCTGACCCTGCTGCGGGTAGCGGTGCTGATCGTGCTGGCGTCACTGGTCTGGGTACCGGTGGGGGTGTGGATCGGCCTGCGGCCGCAGCTGGCAGGCCGGGTGCAGGCCATGGCCCAGTTTCTGGCGGCGTTTCCGGCCAACCTGCTGTTTCCGGCCTGCGTGGTACTGATCATCCATTTCCGGCTGGACCCGAATGTCTGGCTCAGTCCGCTGCTGATCTTCGGCACCCAGTGGTACATCCTTTTCAATGTCGTGGCCGGTGCACAGGCGTTTCCGGCCGAGTACCGCGAGGTGGCCAGCAACCTGCAGATCCGTGGCGGGCTGTGGTGGCGCAAGGTGATGCTGCCGGGCATTTTTCCCTATTTCCTGACCGGGGCACTGACGGCTTCGGGGGGCGCCTGGAACGCCAGCATCGTCGGCGAATACGTCAGCTGGGGCAATGACGTGCTGGTGGCCAGGGGACTGGGGTCGTACATCGCCGAGCACACCGCCAGCGGCCAGCACCCGCAGGTGCTGCTGGGCATTCTGGTCATGGCGGTCTACGTGGTCCTGTTCAACCGCCTGCTGTGGCGGCCGTTGCAGGAACTGGCCGAGCGTCGCCTGAGTCTGGCCTGAAAGGATGATGATGGAAAAGCATGGCGAACACCCGCTGATCATGGAACTGAGAGACGTCAGCCGCCGCTTTGCCCGTGCCGGCGAAGCCCGGGAAATCCTCGACGGCGTATCGCTGAACCTGCACGAAGGCGAGATTGTCGGCCTGCTGGGGCGCTCCGGCTCGGGCAAGTCGACACTGCTGCGCATGATTGCCGGGCTGATTCCGCCCAGCAGTGGCAGCGTGCTCTACCGCGGACAGCCGCTGGCCGGTCCGGCCGACGGGGTGGCCATGGTGTTCCAGAGTTTTGCCCTGTTTCCTTGGCTGACCGTGCAGGAAAACGTCGAAGCCGGGCTGGAAGCCCAGGGCGTGCCTGCAGCCGAACGGCGCGAGCGGGCGCGCGCGGCCATCGACCTGATCGGGCTGGACGGGTTTGAAAATGCCTATCCGCGCGAAATGTCGGGCGGCATGCGCCAGCGGGTCGGCTTTGCCCGGGCGCTGGTGGTGAACCCGGCCCTGTTGCTGATGGACGAGCCGTTTTCGGCACTGGACGTGCTGACGGCGGAAACCCTGCGCACCGACCTGATCGAGCTGTGGAACTCGGGCCAGCTGCCCATCCGCTCGATGCTGATCGTGACCCACAACATCGAGGAGGCGGTGTTCCTGTGCGACCGCATCCTGGTGCTGTCGTCGCATCCGGGGCGGATCGTGGCGGAAATCAGCGTGCCGCTGCCGCACCGGCGCGAGCGGCTTGACCCGGTGTTCCGGCGCATGGTGGACGACATTTACGCACTGATGACACACCCGCAGGCCCTGAGCGGTTCGCCACGGGCACCGTGGCGGCTCGACAGCCATCTGCCGGCGGTGCCGATCAGCCTGATGACCGGCCTGGTCGAGGCACTGGCCAATCCGCCGTATGCCGGTCGCGCCGACCTGCCTGACCTGGCAGCCCAGTTGCTGATGCCGACCGACCAGCTGTTTCTGGTGGCCGACGTGCTGGAGCAGCTGGGGCTGGTCCAGCTCAAGACCGGCGACATCATGCTGACAGCCCAGGGGCTGCGTTTTGCCGATGCCGATTCGCAGGCCCGCAAGGAGCTGTTTGCCATTCATCTGACCCAGCATGTTCCGCTGGCAGCCCGCATTTTGCAGGTACTGCACACCCGTCCCGGCCAGCGCGCCCCACGCGAGCGCTTCGTGCAGGAGCTGGAGGACCAGTTGAGCCAGGATGAAGCCGACACCACGCTTGATACGGTGATCGACTGGGGTCGCTACGCCGAAATCTTCTCGTACAACGATGCTTCCGGGCTGCTGAGCCTCGCCGATGTCGAGGGCGAGCACTAGCGGGACACCGTTCCCGGCATGGCTGCCGTCCCGGCGGCAATTGTTGCCGGAACAATGGATGCCACCGCAAATACGATAGGCATAATTTGTATGCAGGTTTAGAATTCCATGTGTTTTCCGGTATTTGCGGCGCTTTTCCTGATCAGGGGATGTTGGCATGGAACCTGCTAGAATGAGCCGCCACAGGTCATATCAAGCGGGGATGCGCATGCTCGACAAGATTGCTCGACACTTCAACTTTCAGGAAAAGGCGCTGGGCCTGCACGCGCGCCGCAACGAGGTCATCGCCTCGAACATCGCCAACGCCGATACGCCCAACTACAAGGCCGTCGATTTCGACTTTGCCAAGGCCATGAAATCGGCCCTGGCCGGCGACAGCCGTTCCAGCCTTGCCCTGTCCCAGACCGACAACCGCCATCTGGCAGGCAAGCAGACGCAGCAAGGCACGGACGGGGTGGAGGTGGAGTATCGCCAGGCAGTCCAGCCCTCCATCGACGGCAATACCGTCGACATGGATGTGGAGCGTTCGGCCTTCATGGACAATTCCTTGCGTTACCAGTCGACGCTGACCTTCCTCAACCGGCGCATCAGCGGCCTGTCTGACGCCATCAAGGGACAATAACCATGTCACTCAACCGTGTCCTCGACATCGCCGGCAGTGCCCTGACCGCACAGTCCAAGCGCCTGAACGTGGTCGCCAGCAACATTGCCAACGTCGACAGCGCTGTCGCCAGCAACGGCGAACCCTACAAGGCGCGCCGCATCGTCTTCACCCCGATTCCGGTCAGCCCGGCCGAACCCAAGGTGGCCAAGGTAGCTGTCACGGCCATCGTCGAAGACCAGTCGCCGCCACGCATGAACTACAACCCGGCCCACCCGCTGGCTGATGCCAACGGCTATGTCACCATGCCGAACATCAATCCGGTCGAAGAAATGACCGACATGATCTCTGCCTCGCGGGCCTACCAGACCAACGTCGAAATGATGAACACCACCAAGCAGCTCTTGCAAAAGACGCTGTCGATCGGCCAGAGCTAACCGCAGGACCTGAATCATGACCACAGCAGTCAATCCGACTTCCTCTACCGATGATCCGTTTGCCGGCATCAACGGAACCAACACCAAGACCAAATCCGAAGCAGACGAAATCCAGGACCGCTTCCTCAAGCTCCTGATCACCCAGCTGCAGACACAGGATCCGCTCAACCCGCTCGACAACTACCAGATGACGAGCCAGATGGCGCAGATTTCCAGTGTCCAGGGCATCGAAAAGCTCAACTCCAGCGTCAGCGCCCTGACCGAGGCGTATGCCGCCAGCCAGGCATTTGCTGCTGCCGGCATGATCGGCCATGTGTCGCTGATCGAAGGCAGCCACATGCTGCTGACCTATGCCGACGGCACCGAGGTCGACGCTGACGGCAACAAGATCAAGGTTCCGATCGCCCAGGGCGGCATCAGCCTGCCTGACGGCGCCGACGAAGTTACGATCAAGGTCTACAACAGCGACGGCGAACTGATGGACAGCGTCACCATGGGTGCCCAGCAGCCCGGTATCAGCCACTTCTCCTGGGACGGCAAGGGCAGCGACGGTGAGCCCCTGCCCGAAGGCATGTATTCGTTCAGCGTCGAAGCCAAAAAGGGCGGCAATACCGTCACGGCAAAACCACTGGGTTTTGCCCGCATCGACGCACTGACCTGGGAAAACGGCAGCCCGAAGCTGATCCTCTCCACCGGCCAGAAGATTTCGCCGTCCGACATCCGCGAACTGCTGTAAGCACACGGCACCCGCACACCAGACATACAGGCAACCAACATGGCATTCCAACACGGTCTTTCCGGCATCAACGCCGCCAGCAAGCAGCTCGACGCCATCGGCAACAACGTCGCCAACTCGTCCACGGTCGGTTTCAAGGGGTCGCGCGCCGAGTTTGCCGACATGTTCGCCGCCAACTTCTACGGCGTGGCCGCCACCCAGAACGGCATCGGCGTCAACACCACGCTGATCGCCCAGCAGTTCGGCCAAGGCAACATCACCACCACGGGCAACCAGCTTGATCTGGCGATTTCCGGTAACGGCTTCTTCGTCATGCAGAACGCCAACGGTATCTCCTACACCCGCAACGGCCAGTTCCAGATCGACCGCGAAGGCTTCATCAACAACAACGGCGACAAGTTGATGGGCTGGCAGGTGGACGACCGGACGACTCCGCCATCGGTCCAGAACGGCAACCTCGGCCCGCTCAAGATCGACAACAGCCTGCTGGAGCCACGCCCGTCCGACTATGGCGGCGAGTCCATGCGCTTCAACATCAACCTGGATTCGCGCAACAATCCGGTCGAATACAGCGCCCTGACCGAAGGTGCCAGCCTGACCGGCGTCACCACCCTGCCGGTACCGCCGGCTACAGCTGACTTCAATGCCTCGACCAAGGTCAAGTTACCGGATGGCCGCTATGTCATTACCGGCCCATCCGGCGCCACCCAAATGGGTCAGCTTTTTAATGCGGACGGCACTCCGGTCGGTGGAGCCACAGCCACTTTCTATGACAAGAAACTGGGCTGGCTTGATGCAGCCGGTGCCGTGCAGCAATACACGCCCAACGCAGCCAATCCGACCACTACCGCCGGCACCATCGCGGCGGTGAGCATCGCTTTCAATCCGTCCGACCCGGCCACCTACAACTCCAAAACCGCGCTGACGGCCTACGACAGCCTGGGCAACCCGATCCAGGTGGCGGTCTACTTCAAGAAAACCGCGGACGGACAGTGGGATGTCTACGCCACGGCCAAGCACACCGATGGCTCGGTCGTTGACCTGGGCACCGGGGCCACGGCCGCATCGCCCTACACTGCTCTCGGTACCGGCCTGG
This genomic window from Laribacter hongkongensis DSM 14985 contains:
- a CDS encoding flagellar hook assembly protein FlgD, with amino-acid sequence MTTAVNPTSSTDDPFAGINGTNTKTKSEADEIQDRFLKLLITQLQTQDPLNPLDNYQMTSQMAQISSVQGIEKLNSSVSALTEAYAASQAFAAAGMIGHVSLIEGSHMLLTYADGTEVDADGNKIKVPIAQGGISLPDGADEVTIKVYNSDGELMDSVTMGAQQPGISHFSWDGKGSDGEPLPEGMYSFSVEAKKGGNTVTAKPLGFARIDALTWENGSPKLILSTGQKISPSDIRELL
- a CDS encoding flagellar hook protein FlgE, translated to MAFQHGLSGINAASKQLDAIGNNVANSSTVGFKGSRAEFADMFAANFYGVAATQNGIGVNTTLIAQQFGQGNITTTGNQLDLAISGNGFFVMQNANGISYTRNGQFQIDREGFINNNGDKLMGWQVDDRTTPPSVQNGNLGPLKIDNSLLEPRPSDYGGESMRFNINLDSRNNPVEYSALTEGASLTGVTTLPVPPATADFNASTKVKLPDGRYVITGPSGATQMGQLFNADGTPVGGATATFYDKKLGWLDAAGAVQQYTPNAANPTTTAGTIAAVSIAFNPSDPATYNSKTALTAYDSLGNPIQVAVYFKKTADGQWDVYATAKHTDGSVVDLGTGATAASPYTALGTGLAFGPDGKLTNGGPIAAATYTPAGGGAPLALKFDFSGSTQFGTSFAVNELVQPGYASAVVSNLQIDKTGIVSARYSNGQTKVIGQVVLANFANQQGLQPIGNNRWMETYNSGNPTLNDPGSTNVGLIQSQALEDSNVDLTGELVNMITAQRYYQANAQTIKVHDQVLQSLMQMR